The genomic interval TGACCCAGAACAGATGGTAGTTTAGAGGTGAGGGCCTCATTAACGTGTATCAAAGACCACCCTTTTCACGGATTCCTCGTCAGTTCTTTCCATAGTTTCTGCCTCTTTTACTGCTGTTTTATATCAGTCATTGAACCGTCCGATGAGTTTGTAAACCTCTGGATTCGCTTAGATTCTTTGAAGCAGTTTAAAGAACAGTCCATGTATTTGCTGAGTTTTGGTTATTTCAACGTCCCGTGCCACAATCGGATCGGTGCTCCCCCAAAGAGACAGGTAATCGTGCATTGCAGCGTTGTTACGCGCGAATGGAATGATGTCGCAGCTGGTTCCATGAAGATTCTTTCGGATATCCAAGAAGGCCAATTCAGTCAAGACATGATGACATTTAGGGTTCCCGTATTGCTCTTCTACACAATCTCTGATTCGGCCGTGTAGAGCCTTTGTGGTCACATTTGTCTCAGTTCTCCATTGGTTGAATATTTCCTTGATTGTTGCAGCATAAGGTGCTGTGAACGGGTCTTCGTAGTATGCTTTGAGAAGTTGAGAACCGAATACCACCACTGCGTCGACGCTGGAGATCACCACGGTGCTATGGGAATCCAAAGATGGTAATAGGCAATACTGGTTCGAGAGAATGTTATGAACGGCagcatcacccccttcctgGGTTTCTTGAACCAAGAGAGGAGCCCTGTCCGAGATTGTACGGGAGCGTATAACTTTGAGCCAATTGATAATGCTTCTCAGGTAGTGTGAGTTTGCCGGCACGCCGTTCTTGTGATCATGAGCATAAACAATAAAATGCTCGTCGTTTCACGTTGAAACACGTCGGTATCCGCAAGGGCGGCTAGAATTTCGTCAAAGACATCATCCAGATCTAAGGCAACGTCAATCAGTCACATCGACTAAGTATTTGCATGGCCAGGTATCGCGTCTGCTTACATTAAACACCTCTATATAAGCGCAGCTCGTTGTTTGCTGACATTTGAATGGATTGAGATTGCAACCATGAAGAATCAGGGGCTGACTCGAGCGAATATTTTGAGTTTGTCTGGGCGAGCTCGGAAGGCGGACCCATTGCTCGAAAACATGCATGACAACTCACCACAGCCAGTTTGTGGTCAAGGTGCAGGGTATATGTCTTTGAATAGATGCGCGCTTGCCTAATGTAGGTAGACCCCAACAGTAAtggaggctgagaaggtGCTGGGCTGCTCAGGCATGATTTTTACATCAAGACATTTTTTAACGATCACTGAACGTATTACGCACGACCCCTCAGCTTAAACTCCAACTCCAATGCCCCCGGCGAAGCAGTGAATTGATCCCTCAACTCACCAACCAGCCTCTCtcccctttctttcccccAGTACCCAACATCAAACCTCGTCACCAGCAATGCAATGACAAACCTCATTTCTGCCATTGCAAGTGCTTTCCCAACGCAATTGAACCTCCCCTGACTGAAAGGCTGGAACCCCCTACcatccctcaccatctcagGCCTTGTGGTCCACCTCTCTGGAACCCACTCGTGAGCTCTTTCATAGGCCTTCTCCGACCTTCCCATTGACCACCTCGGTGACACAATAGTGACCCCACCTGGCACCCAGCTTCCCGCAATctccaaccctccctctgGAGTCTGCCGATAACCCCCAGTCGGCACCGCCGGCCAAAGCCTCATAGTCTCCTTAATAACCCCcgtcaacaacccaaccTTTGCCAGCTCCCCCTTGTCATAAATATCCACCCCGTCCAACTTTCCCCTCAATCTCTCCTGCAGCTCCCTATTCCTGACCAACTCATAAAAAGCAAACACCAACGTTGGAGCAATAGTATCACTCCCTGCAATAACAACCGTAACCGCATCCCCATTCAACCACTCCCTATCCTTTTTCAACGTCCCCCTGCTCAAACTCTCCTCAATCAACCAATGACTCACATCTCTCCTTGCCCCCACCTTCCCATGCCTTGCgatcctctcccccatccgcTCCTTACACcactccatcatccccaaccaaTCCCTCACAATCCACATCCAAGGCGTGACATAAAACGCTACCTGCGCAAGCCAAGGAACAGCACTAAAGggtcccaacaaccccatcgcccgtctcaacaacctcaccgccCAGTGCCATTTCTGCGATTGCAACATTTCAAACCCCTGACCAAAAGCAAACTCGCCCATTACATCAAACGTGAAGAAATAGAACCAGTCAGAGGCATTGATCGGCTTTCCCTGTCTGGATAGACCCTCTATCCTCTCCGCCAGAACTTCAGCATGGTGATACACTCGCGTCTCATAATCCCTCATAGCAGCAGAAGTAAAACCCTTGTCCCACACCTTTCTCCTCTGGTCATGCTCATGAACATCCCGCGTGGTGTTGAGTGCTATTTCAGGCAGCAAAAAGTCATACCACACTGCCTTGGTGCACGTACTCTTTGGGCCGTCGATAGTGTTTGGGACGGAGGGGTCAATGATGGTTAGCTCTTCCGGGCCGGTGCGGATCACGCTGCCGTGTTGGGCCCGGAGGCCTTCAATGACGAGATGGTTTTTCCCGTAGCGGCACTGCCAGACGTGCCAGAATTTTGTGATGGCCGCGAGTTTGGGACCGGGGAAGgagcggaggcggtggaagtACAGCCGGTAGATGGAGATGCTGCTGAAGAGGCCTAGGATGTaggaggtggtgagaaggAAGGTGGCCTGGAAGGGATTCGGTTGGTCATTGTAGAAGGAAATGAGGTAAAtgaaggtggtgagagaGGAGTAGAGCCAGAATAGCATTGGGGCTTGCATGTGCCATTCCCCTCGTATGAAGAGAGCCAGGTGGGAGGTAACCCCAAGCAGGGCGGCTGCTGGGTATAGCACAGCGGAGGGAAGGTCTAGCAGAAGACCCATGGTGGCTAACCTTCGCAGGACGGGTGCTATGGTGGAAGACAGGGCCGATATGGCCTAGGagtggggagagggaagagatgatgaggatagATAAAGCGGATGCTCGGAACGGGGTGAGATATCAGGGGGGCCGCATTCAGCCCTATGCCTCCCCTGAACATGGCGGGCTGTCTGATACTGGCGCAGAACGTTGAATGTGAAGACAGCCGACTGGACCACCGCTCCGTTCTCCGAGCTCGCCTATTTCAGCACATGTTTGTGACCGAAGGGCAGAAACGCTCTTGGCCGTGGCACAGTGGTGATGTTATTCCGGGACGTAACTACCCGGACGGAGTTACGGATGTGAAGGAAGATGAGACGCCGTCTGAGAGAATGTGCCGACGGGGCTGAGGTAGTGGCATAGCTGCCGCGTGGCGATGAGCGAGGAAACAGACATGATCAAATACCCGTCGCTGTCTCTGCCAGAGAGACTGGAACTGATTCGGCCCAACCAAGTCGAGTgaacagaaacaaaaagagatCATGGACTCCGAGCTATTGAACAGCCAGGTAAGAGTGGTTACCATCATGAAAGGTCTTGCGGCGGGCCAGATACTTACCATGGACCAGATGGCCGAGGCCATACATCGAATGCAGAAGCTGGTCGGTTGTGGCGTTTTTCATGTCCAATCGATCTGGCTCTTCACCCGCAGTGACCTGAAAACGATCGTGATCCCCCAGTCAGCTTTCGGGATCATTAATGCCATTGCAAGCTCCAACGACTGGCCAGAGGTGCTGAGCAGCGTACCAATGGTCTTCTTTTGGGTATGGATCAACCTGTTGCCTTTCGCGATCGACAACCAACGTCAGGCGGAAGCCATACTCGAAGACCGACACAACAAGCCATGGCGGACAATGCCTTCACAGAGAATGACAGAGGCCCAGGCCAGAATACTCATGCTTCTGTTGTATCCGGTATCTCTCTTCACGAGCCTGCGGCTGGGAGGAACACGCCAGTGTctggcgttgatggtgcTTGGATATGGATACAACGACCTGAATCTGGCTGACAGGAGCTGGATCAGCCGGAACGTTATCAACGCCTTGGGTTTCTGCTCCTTTGCCTCGGGGGCCTTGGAAGTTGCCATGAACTCGCCCTTATCATTTTCAGGGGAAAACAACCAGACTGTTGTCAAATGGCTTGCTATGATTGGCGGCATTGTCTTCTCAACGGTACAGACTCAGGACATGGCGGATCAGGTCGGGGATAGCTCGAGGGGCAGAAAGTCGATGCCGTTGGCTCTCGGAGACGGACCGGCTCGATGGATGATTGCGATTCCCATGGTTGGATGGTCGATAGTCTGCCCCTGGTTttggggtgctggtgctgtggtACATGTGGTCGCTGCATTCTTGGGCCTCTTGATTGCATGCAGGACACTGACATGGCGTAGCATTGAGGCGGATAAGCGGACTTTCCAATTGTGGAATCTGTGGATGGCAGGTCTCTACACTCTGCCTTTGCTCTCTGCAGGTGGGCGATgaatgatggtggtgggggttgggctgTTGCCTGCCATAGAAACaagagggggaaggtggggggtATGCATGTTTGCTCCTTCTCTGATACAATCAACTCGCACTCTTTTCATAGTTGAGCAATAATTACGTTTCTTTCAAAATCCACAGGACATGTTACTAGGCACTATACACGGTCCTGACCTCTGCGAGTTCTTTTCGATACCATATATGATCTCAACATCGCTTCACTGATAGAAATCTGATATGATCACTACACCCGGTTTTTTAGCAGCCATGTCATCATAACTCCGGTCTTTTCACCGCTATCTAATCTGCGCTGATGTGACACAGATTCTCGTTAGGCGAAGCCCGTTCGGGAGGATCGGTACAAAAGGACGCCCGGGTCCGGTCCAACAGCCGGTACTTTATTGCGACATCGGCTCCGGTCCCACGCCCCCGTCGCTATCATATTTGACGGCCGCGCCACCCCCGCTGCCCGCCAGCCTGATGAACAGTGGGATGTGAGCTTGGCTTTGTCAGTGCTGACTGCTGACCTGCACCCGTTCCGACACAGCTCCAGCAAGCTGCCGGATATTtccctcctcgacaccaGTCTCATTCTCGCTTCGTCCTCCGCGCCGTCCTTGTAATCCGCCCTCCTGCAATCCGCATCCTCTGAGCACATTCCATCAACATGGCCAAGCCCGTTTTCGTCCTCCTTCACGGTGCGTGGCACAGTCCGAGCTGCTGGCACCGTGTCATCGCCGAGCTTGAACAGGCCGGCTACAAGGCTGTTGCTCCCGAATTACCTTCTTCGGGTTCCACACCACCTACACCCGACTGGTCCAAGGATGTAGAGATAATCCATCAGACTGTTTCGGACCTCGTAAAGCGGcaggatgttgttgtggtcaCACACAGCTTCAGCGGAATGACTGGCGGCACAGCATTGGAGGGTCTGGACAAGGATACTTGCATGTCCAGAGGGCTGAAGGGGGGTGTAATCAGACTCATCTACATTACGGCCTTTCTTGTTCCGGAAGGGTTCCAACACTCGCCTGAAGGAACGCGAGACAACATGATCCCAGAGATGATTACCAGTCTGGACTCGGGCATCGTTACGGTCAAGCCAGAGGATGTGAAAGGCATGTTCTATCAGGATTTAGACGACGACACAGTTGCCGAGCTGGCAAAGGAACTGCGCCCGCAAAGCTTTGGTGCCTTCTGGAGTACCACTACTCACGCCGCTTGGCGCCATGTCCCGACGACCTACATCCTTACCACTGGGGACAGGCCGACCACCGTTGTTGCGGCACAGTACCTCATTGACTCGGCAAAAGCAAGTGGCCCGCATAAGATTGACAATGTCATCAAAGTCGACACCGGCCATTCGCCCTTCATCAGCCGACCCGAGTGGACTGCAAAAACATTGATTGAAGAGGCTAATAGGTCACTTCAGCTGGAGTAAATCATTGGCTACATAGTTGGAATCAAAGTCCCCTGAACATCTCTGCTATGGCACAGACTCAATTATCTGTCCTTTGTCCAATAACAGTGAGTCGCCCGACATTGTACGCCAACTTCTGCCTGTCCCGAAATACTCGGGTGATCAGTTCTCTGCAGCAGCTGCCTAGGTCTCCCCCAATGTGATCCAAAGCCTTGTAGCTCACTTCCTCCGAAGCCATCAATGCTGTGTCTAGCTGAAACGGCAAGAGCTCCAAAGGAAACGGACGATTATCGGTGGTAATGTTCACCAAGCCATTCTGCTCGAAGAATTCAGGGAGTCTGACTGGCCAACTGAAAAAGTGTAAGTAGTTCTCCAGAGTCTGACTTGAGGATAGAATGATTTACTCATCAGTTGTCCAGTTTGGCTTCGTCCCACCCAATGTACCTATCATCTCGAGCAATGGGGTTAGGTTGTCGGTGATGTTCTTTCCCTCCTTGGTTCGAACTATCTTCCACCTGCTGTAATCAATCTCCCCCCAGGAGATCCACCCGCCGGGCTCTACGACAAGCACTAAGTATCAGCACATGGCGATACGGCAAGAGCTCAACCGCCTGACCGAAAGAGTGGGACCCATACTCAACAGCTTGACAAGGTTTTTGATGATCGGAGCGGGATCGTTGCTGTGGACAGCTAGATGAAACAGTTGGATGTGAACAATGTCATACCTCCCAACGAGGCGGTCTGGCAGCGGTGCCAAGCAGTCGAGATTGTGAACCGACACGTTGGGTGGTAACCATTCCTTGGGTGGACACTGCGTCAAGTCGATATCGAAGCCGTCGATCCTTGCCGAAGCCGGGAGATATCGCGCCAGGTCCACGAGCCAGATCCTGCATAGAAAAGGATATGGTGTGAACGACATGCATTTGGCCTGCATGGCTGACAGGAAGGGCACATAAGGTGAGGGGGAAACTTTAGATGAAACCGTACCCGGTGCCCACTCCTATCTCCGCGACCTGCATCCCTTCGCGGTCCGCTGGAATGTTAGGATGGAGACTAAATCCGCCGTCTTTCCAAAGGAAATATTGCAGGTTGAGCCTACAACGCAGAAAGGTCAGACTCTGATTAACCTACCCCTGAAGGCCAGGGCCAGCCAAGGCTTCTTTGACATTTGCACTGACCGAGCATTGGCCGAAaagctcctccccaaaatgTACGCTTCGTCATGCGCCGTTTCGTTCGACATCTTACGCGTATCAATCTGAGGTAAACGAGGCGACCTGAATAATCGAGTTTGGCAGCCACTGACGACAGATTTTGACAGGATTCCGGCGTATCCGTCCACACAGCTTTATACAAtattcatcaccatcaagcgGCGCAATTGCTCGCCGTCAACAATCCAACTGGCAAGGCAACCTGGATCACGGAAACTTCCATCACAAAACGATTTATGCAGAATATCGGGAAAAGGACCGCAAGCATGGCTGCGGCGTATGCTCCCACTGGGTGCCTTACCAACGACCCCAAGACCACTCATATTGCACAACTGGTTGCGTTTGGCCAAACTGTTTACCGAGAGGAGCGTCAAGTGGCCGAAAGTGGATCCGACTGAGGGCATAAGCTTGCATATGCAGCATAGGATCTATGTAGGTTGTCGTGCCGCTCCCGAAGATCCCGTAGCTATGATAGCCCCGGGTGGTAGTGCATGCAAAGGTACAGTGGGTATGCCCCTGCATTGGTCAGAGATTCCGCAGATCCCCCAGCCACGACAGGCTAGAGCCATCTTTTTACACCATTAGTAGGATCGACCTTTGAGAACCAAAGACCAGAAATCGGGCAAACAAACATACAGCATGGATCCGAAGGATCTGTACCGCACTACACTTCCAACATTACCTTTAACAGACTTCCATATGCCGGGCCACAGGATTCACTGTCTGACCAACAGAGCTATCACCGTCCTTGTCCGCCCACCTCCGTCATACAGAGCCACATTCCTTTCAAAATCGCATTCGAAAGTCCTACGCAGGACGAAGACGGCTGGATAGGCCCGTCCCAGCACGTTGTGCGGGTAGCATTGGTCGTTCCTCTCCCGGCCCTTCCGTGGTTCAGCGTGGATACGGCACAGCTTCACGATAAGGTATGGTGCAACGATCTCGGTCAGCCAGCGGCGCAAAAGTGCATGAAGTCTGACCGCAAGCAGCCTCAAATTCAGCGATGAGCTGAGGCTCCCAGACGCTTATCGGAGAAGCGCTATCTCAGATAACCGTCGGTTTCCCCCAACATTTCGGCCGTGAACCGGCTGTCACGGAAATTTCATTTTGATATCCTCATGGCAACCTGACCGGCGTGCATTGCATCGCCTTCATGCACTTGGGAGGTAGTTGTCCGGACAGAATCAGTAACATTGGTTCATCCCTTGATATTGCCATCTAGACGGTCACCGCTGTTGCCGCAGATAGAGCCTCATCCCTACGATGGCCCCCTACAATGTCCGCATGGTGT from Podospora pseudoanserina strain CBS 124.78 chromosome 6, whole genome shotgun sequence carries:
- a CDS encoding hypothetical protein (EggNog:ENOG503NWCS; COG:Q) encodes the protein MGLLLDLPSAVLYPAAALLGVTSHLALFIRGEWHMQAPMLFWLYSSLTTFIYLISFYNDQPNPFQATFLLTTSYILGLFSSISIYRLYFHRLRSFPGPKLAAITKFWHVWQCRYGKNHLVIEGLRAQHGSVIRTGPEELTIIDPSVPNTIDGPKSTCTKAVWYDFLLPEIALNTTRDVHEHDQRRKVWDKGFTSAAMRDYETRVYHHAEVLAERIEGLSRQGKPINASDWFYFFTFDVMGEFAFGQGFEMLQSQKWHWAVRLLRRAMGLLGPFSAVPWLAQVAFYVTPWMWIVRDWLGMMEWCKERMGERIARHGKVGARRDVSHWLIEESLSRGTLKKDREWLNGDAVTVVIAGSDTIAPTLVFAFYELVRNRELQERLRGKLDGVDIYDKGELAKVGLLTGVIKETMRLWPAVPTGGYRQTPEGGLEIAGSWVPGGVTIVSPRWSMGRSEKAYERAHEWVPERWTTRPEMVRDGRGFQPFSQGRFNCVGKALAMAEMRFVIALLVTRFDVGYWGKERGERLVGELRDQFTASPGALELEFKLRGRA
- a CDS encoding hypothetical protein (EggNog:ENOG503P1WY; COG:S) yields the protein MDSELLNSQVRVVTIMKGLAAGQILTMDQMAEAIHRMQKLVGCGVFHVQSIWLFTRSDLKTIVIPQSAFGIINAIASSNDWPEVLSSVPMVFFWVWINLLPFAIDNQRQAEAILEDRHNKPWRTMPSQRMTEAQARILMLLLYPVSLFTSLRLGGTRQCLALMVLGYGYNDLNLADRSWISRNVINALGFCSFASGALEVAMNSPLSFSGENNQTVVKWLAMIGGIVFSTVQTQDMADQVGDSSRGRKSMPLALGDGPARWMIAIPMVGWSIVCPWFWGAGAVVHVVAAFLGLLIACRTLTWRSIEADKRTFQLWNLWMAGLYTLPLLSAGGR
- a CDS encoding hypothetical protein (MEROPS:MER0214939; EggNog:ENOG503P4Q5; COG:S); translated protein: MAKPVFVLLHGAWHSPSCWHRVIAELEQAGYKAVAPELPSSGSTPPTPDWSKDVEIIHQTVSDLVKRQDVVVVTHSFSGMTGGTALEGLDKDTCMSRGLKGGVIRLIYITAFLVPEGFQHSPEGTRDNMIPEMITSLDSGIVTVKPEDVKGMFYQDLDDDTVAELAKELRPQSFGAFWSTTTHAAWRHVPTTYILTTGDRPTTVVAAQYLIDSAKASGPHKIDNVIKVDTGHSPFISRPEWTAKTLIEEANRSLQLE
- a CDS encoding hypothetical protein (EggNog:ENOG503P75D; COG:S), translated to MQAKCMSFTPYPFLCRIWLVDLARYLPASARIDGFDIDLTQCPPKEWLPPNVSVHNLDCLAPLPDRLVGRYDIVHIQLFHLAVHSNDPAPIIKNLVKLLKPGGWISWGEIDYSRWKIVRTKEGKNITDNLTPLLEMIGTLGGTKPNWTTDDWPVRLPEFFEQNGLVNITTDNRPFPLELLPFQLDTALMASEEVSYKALDHIGGDLGSCCRELITRVFRDRQKLAYNVGRLTVIGQRTDN